One region of Qipengyuania gaetbuli genomic DNA includes:
- the recJ gene encoding single-stranded-DNA-specific exonuclease RecJ, with the protein MATSALPHVFGVSQSLTGKAWRWRGGNMDLGQGNFAAGDDIVRQILLARGVAPDDLDRHLTPTLRDFLPDPSEFNDMDAAADRLAQAVLGGEKITVYGDYDVDGATSSALLIRLLRDLGVEADYYIPDRLLEGYGPSGEALVQLGESGSSLIVTVDCGAMAHEALAMASDAGIDVIVVDHHKCAPELPRAAALVNPNRLDENDLAAAHGHLAAVGVAFLLAIALVRTLRASGYFESRKEPDLFSLLDLVALGTVADVAALHGLNRAFVAQGLKVMGKRANTGMAALIDASRLKRAPACSDLGFALGPRINAGGRVGESTLGVRLLTTEDPEEAARIAAQLSALNEERRAIEAEVQQAAEDQLAGQHNRAVHVLAGDGWHPGVIGIVAGRIKEKTGKPSLVVALDSAAGEGKGSGRSIPGVDLGAAIIRAREEGLLVKGGGHAMAAGLTVASDRLDAFAEWLDAHLESVVARASENREMLLDIAVAPGGLTPALVESLECGGPYGVGWPGPRIAVGPVRLVKCDIVGTDHVRLIASGDDGRSFKGIAFRAADSEMGQALLHGSRGRRLWLAGRAKIDDWGSRPQAELHLEDAAFAD; encoded by the coding sequence ATGGCAACTTCGGCCCTCCCCCATGTTTTCGGCGTTTCGCAATCCCTGACCGGCAAGGCCTGGCGCTGGCGCGGCGGGAACATGGACCTCGGCCAGGGCAATTTCGCAGCCGGCGACGATATCGTGCGCCAGATCCTGCTCGCGCGCGGGGTGGCCCCGGACGATCTCGACCGGCACCTCACCCCAACCCTGCGCGATTTCCTGCCCGACCCGTCGGAGTTCAACGACATGGACGCGGCAGCGGACCGGCTCGCCCAGGCCGTGCTCGGGGGCGAGAAAATCACTGTCTACGGCGATTACGACGTGGATGGCGCGACCAGCTCGGCGCTCCTCATCCGCCTGCTGCGCGATCTTGGCGTGGAGGCGGACTATTACATCCCCGACCGCCTGCTCGAAGGCTATGGCCCGTCCGGCGAGGCGTTGGTCCAGCTTGGCGAAAGCGGTTCCAGCCTGATCGTCACCGTCGACTGCGGGGCCATGGCGCACGAGGCGCTGGCCATGGCGAGCGATGCGGGCATCGACGTGATCGTGGTCGACCACCACAAGTGCGCGCCCGAATTGCCGCGAGCAGCCGCGCTGGTGAACCCCAACCGGCTCGACGAGAACGACCTCGCCGCAGCGCATGGACACCTTGCTGCGGTTGGCGTGGCCTTCCTGCTTGCGATTGCGCTGGTCCGCACGCTGCGCGCCAGCGGCTATTTCGAGAGCCGCAAGGAGCCTGACCTCTTCTCCCTGCTCGACCTCGTCGCACTGGGCACGGTAGCCGACGTCGCTGCCTTGCACGGCCTCAATCGCGCCTTCGTCGCACAAGGCCTGAAGGTGATGGGCAAGCGGGCCAATACCGGGATGGCGGCTCTCATCGATGCGAGCCGCCTGAAGCGGGCCCCGGCCTGCTCCGACCTCGGCTTCGCGCTGGGGCCGCGGATCAACGCAGGCGGCCGGGTGGGCGAATCCACCCTCGGCGTGCGCCTGCTGACGACCGAGGATCCCGAAGAGGCCGCGCGGATCGCAGCGCAGCTTTCCGCGCTAAACGAGGAACGCCGCGCGATCGAGGCCGAAGTCCAGCAGGCGGCCGAGGACCAGCTGGCCGGACAGCACAACCGCGCGGTGCACGTGCTCGCCGGCGATGGCTGGCACCCCGGCGTCATCGGCATCGTGGCCGGGCGCATCAAGGAAAAGACGGGCAAGCCCTCGCTCGTGGTGGCGCTCGACAGCGCAGCCGGAGAAGGCAAGGGTTCGGGGCGCTCGATCCCCGGCGTCGACCTTGGCGCGGCGATCATCCGGGCGCGCGAGGAAGGCCTGCTGGTCAAGGGCGGCGGCCATGCCATGGCGGCGGGCCTGACAGTTGCCAGCGACAGGCTCGACGCCTTCGCCGAATGGCTCGACGCGCATCTCGAAAGCGTGGTCGCCCGCGCAAGCGAGAACCGCGAGATGCTGCTCGATATCGCGGTCGCGCCGGGCGGGTTGACGCCGGCACTGGTCGAATCGCTCGAGTGCGGCGGGCCCTACGGCGTCGGCTGGCCCGGCCCGAGAATCGCGGTCGGTCCGGTCCGGCTGGTGAAATGCGATATCGTCGGTACGGATCACGTGCGCCTGATTGCCAGCGGAGACGACGGACGCAGCTTCAAGGGCATCGCCTTCCGCGCTGCCGACAGCGAGATGGGACAGGCGCTGCTGCACGGCTCGCGCGGGCGCCGCCTGTGGCTGGCAGGCCGGGCGAAAATCGACGATTGGGGAAGCCGCCCGCAGGCCGAATTGCACCTCGAGGACGCAGCTTTCGCTGACTGA